The DNA sequence TTTCATGGCCGCTTCCATCGCCTCATCGAGGCGGCGGCGGGCGTCGGCATGGGCGGCCTTGATCAGGTCTTCCAGGATTTCCGGCTCGTCGCCCATCAGGCTCGGATCGATGCTGAGGGAAACGAGTTCCCCCTTGCCGCGCAGGCGCACCTTTACGAGGCCCGCGCCGGAGACGCCATCTGCCTCGGTCGACTCGATCTTCTCCTGCGCTTCCTGCATCTTGCCCTGCATCTGCTGGGCCTGCTGCATGATCTTGGCGAGGTCTTTCATGATCGGGTCCTTCAGGCTTGGCGGCGGGCGCTCAGGTCTATGACGTTTTCGGCATCGGCGGGTATGTCGGGATTGGCCCGGTCCTCGTCGATGACATCCACAATGGTGGCGCCCGGCAGGCTGTTCAAGGCCGCCGCGATGATCGGATGGGCCGCCGCTGCTGCGAAGCGCTCTTCCTTTGTGCGGATCTCGGCCGCGCGAATGGTCTCCGCCCCGCCGCGGATCTGCTCGACGACCCAGTCGTCACCGGTCTGGCGTTCCAGGAATCCTTTCAGGCGGGCCAGCACATCCGGCGGCGCCGCAGGCTCCAACTCGCAGGTGAAGTGGCCGTAGGTGACCGGGCCGGGCTTGATATAGCGCTCCATCTCGACCTGGAGATTGATCTCCCGCAGGGCGGTCAGATGGGCCAGAATGCTCTCAAAGCTGTCCAGCCCGCCGGGGTCTGGCGGGGCCTCAGTCTGTCCTTCAGACTTTCCCGGCGAAGCTTTGCCCTCCGCGATCATGCGGGCGGCTTCTTCCGGGGACGGAAGACCGGCAGAGGCGACAAGGCGCAGGATGACCATGTTGAGCGCGGTGGCCGGATCCGGCGCGACCTGAAGCACATTGTAGCCAGACAGCAGGATCTGCCAAGTGCGGGACGCTTCAGCCGGCGTCAGGCGCTGCGCCATGGCGCGCGTGCGCTCCACCCAGTCGGCCGGGCCGCCGGGCTGGTAGTCGTCGCCGGTGGCCTGCGCGATGGAAATATCGGCGGCGATTTCCAGCAGGTCTTTCAGGATCACCGCCGGGTCTGCCCCGCCGCGCACCTGGTCCTGCACTTCTTCCAGCGCGGCTTTCGCCTCGCCCGCAATCGCCTTTTCGAACGCGTCCATCAGGCGGCCCCGGTCGCCCAGGCCCAGCATGTCACGTACAGCCGCGCCGGTGACCGTCTCCCCTTCCATCGTCTGCACGATGGCCTGGTCGAGAATGGACAACCCGTCGCGGACAGAGCCCTCGGCGGCCCGCGCGATCAGGGCGAGGCCCTCTTCGGACACGGCCGCGCCTTCATTCTTGGCGATCCGGCCCAGATGCATCGCCAGCGCCGCCGGCTCCAGCCGTTTCAGGTCAAACCGCTGGCAACGCGACAGCACCGTGACCGGCACTTTGCGGATCTCGGTCGTGGCGAAGATGAACTTCACATGCGGCGGCGGCTCTTCCAGCGTCTTCAACAGCGCGTTAAAGCTGGCGTTCGACAGCATGTGCACTTCGTCGATGATGTAGACCTTGTGGCGGGCCGAGACCGGCGCGTAGCGGGCCCCGTCCAACAGGTCGCGCATGTCGGCAACGCCGGTGCGGCTGGCGGCGTCCAGCTCCAGCACGTCCGGATGGCGGGACGCCATGATCGCCTCGCAATGCTCACCCAGCGGCTCCAGCTTCACAGACGGGCCGTCATGATCTGCGGAGGTATAGTTCAGCGCCCGGGCCAGCAGGCGGGCCGTGGTGGTCTTGCCGATGCCGCGCACGCCGGTCAGCATGAAGGCATGGGCGATGCGGCCCGTCTCGAACGCATTGGAGAGCGTGCGGACCATGGCCTCCTGGCCGATCAGGTCCTCGAAGCGGCGGGGCCGGTATTTCCGGGCAAGCACTTCATAGGCGCCGGGCTTTGCCGGGGCCTCGTCTTCCCCGAACATGGAGAAGGTCGCGTCATCGCGCTCGGTATCGGAATCGGTCTCGCTCATTGGCCGGGACCTTAGCCCCTGCCGGGGGCTGGGCCAATGGGGGCAATGACTCGCTTCAGCCTTCGAGCAGCTTCTCGCGGATCGTGTCCTGCTGTGCCTCGGTCACGCCAAGGGTTTCGGTGAGGTAGGTGTCGATGGAGCCGACCTCGCCGATGATCGTGCCCATGGCGGTTTCGAGATAGGGCAGCCGCACGCCGATGAAGGGGCGGAAGACTTCCGGTTCGTAATTCTTGCCGATATGGGCGTTGAACATGATGGCGATCTCGCCGAGGCGCCCGTCCACATCCACCGCCTCATTGGTGAGGATGTAATCGGCGTGGATGTCATCCTGCGCGACGCCCAGCACATGGTGCGTCAGGGCGCAGAGAATGCCGGTGCGATCCTTCCCCGCGGCGCAGTTCACGAGGCCGGCCTCGTCGTCTTTCAGCTCCGCCAGATGGGTGAACCAGGTGGCGAACAATTCCTTGTGGTGCGCCTTGAAGGGGGCGACCCGGTAGTAATCGGTCATCCAGGCCTCGGCCTTTTCGGCGTCGGCCTCGACTTTTGTCAGGAACTGGTGATGCGGCGCCTCATGTTCGCGGCCGCCATCATGGGTGATGGTCATCGGGGCGGACCATTTGCCGGGCTGGCGTTCACGCTCATCCGGGCGGCGCAGGTCTGCCTGAACGGCGATCCGCTTCTGCCGTATTTGCTGCAGATCGCCATGCGTGGCCTCGGCATAATGGCCGGAGCGGAACAGCCGCCCCTGCTTTACATGGCCTCCATGGCGGGAGGCATAGCCCCCGAAATCCCGGAAATTGCGAACGCCTTCGAGCGGCAGAATACGATCTTTCATGAATGGGCAGCTAGCGCGGCCCTGCGCGCTCGTCTACCCTGCCCCGATGACAAGCCCCTGTGATGGGGACCGGGAACCGAACAGCCTGCCGGGCGTTTCGGTTTCGATATTTCAACAATCCCAGGAGTCTCAAATGGCCCGTATTCGTTCAATGATTGCTGCTGCCTGCCTTGCAGTTGGGACGGTTTCCGTCACCGCCTGCTCTACCCTGCCTGACGAAGTTGACCGCGCCCAGATCGACACCGACAGCCGCCAGGCGCTGAGCACGCTCTACGCCAAGAACGATGCCGCCCGCGCCATTGGCCAGCAGGCCCGCGCCGTGCTGATCTTCCCGTCCATCGTGAAAGCCGGTCTCGGCATCGGCGGGGCCTATGGCGAAGGGGAGATGCGTGAGGGCGTTGCCGTCTCCGGGTATTATTCCACTTTCACCGGCTCGTGGGGCCTGCAGGCCGGCGCGCAGCAATATGGCTATGCCGTGTTCCTGATGAATGACGACGCCGTGAAATATGTGCAGGAATCCGATGGCTGGGAAATCGGCGTCGGCCCAACGGTCGTGCTGGTGAATGCCGGTGTCGCACAGAACCTGTCGACGACGTCCCTGCAGGACGATGCCTATGCCTTCATCTTCGACCAGAAGGGCCTGATGGCGGGTATCTCGATCGAAGGCACCAAGATCAACAAGCTGCACTAAACCCGAACGCAAACGACAAAGGGGCTGGCCTGTTTCCGGGCCAGCCCCTTTTTTTGGTCCGGTAACCGGATCAGGTCTGGTTGACCAGAATGACCTTGCGGTGCGGGAACGGGATCTCGATCCCGGCCGCATCCAGGGCTTTCTTCACCTGTTCGGGCACGGAGAAGCGGACCGTGAAATAGTCCTCGCCCTTGACGAAGGGGCGCGTCGCAAACTCGACCGCGCTGTCGCCCAGCGTGTTGACCACAACGACCGGTTCCGGATCATCCAGGATCAGTGGATGATCAGCGAAGACCTTGCGGATGACATCCTTGGCCTTGTCGATGTCTGTGTCATACGACACGCCAAACGCCATCTCGACCCCGCGGACCGGGTGATGGCTGTGATTGATGATCTTCTCGCCCCAGATCTGGCCGTTCGGAATCACGACCTGCTGATTGTCGAACGTCTGCAGGACGGTGGTGAACAGCGTGATCTCCTCGACCTTGCCGAAACTGCCGGCCGCATCCACGAAGTCCCCGACCTTGTAGGGCCGGAAGATCATCAGCATGACGCCTGCCGCAAGGTTGGACATGGCCCCCTGCAGAGCGAGGCCGACCGCCAGACCGGCAGCACCGAGCAGCGCAACGATCGACGTCGTTTCCACGCCAAACCGGTTGAGCACCGCAACGGCCACAAAGGCCATGATGGTGTATTTGGCCACACTGCCCAGGAACCGGAACAGCGTGTCGTCCAGTTTCTCGTGCCGCTCGCCCATATGGCGCACGGATTTGCCGATCCTGCCCGCGACCCACAGGCCGACAATGAGGATCAGCAGTGCCAGCAGAATGTTCGTTGCCCAGGCCAGCATGCCCGGCAGGTATTGATTGATATCCAGTTGCTGGATCCAGTCTTCCATCAGCTTTCCCCTTCTTAGCTCCACCGGAGCGTGAACAATTCCGCGCCTGAATGGAAGCCGGGTTTTCCATTCATCCGGCGTTCATGTCATGGCTGACGGGGCGAACGGCCGCCCTACCGGCCAGCCTTACCGGAACGGCGGTTCGTCGAAGCTGCGGAGTTTGCGGCTGTGGAGTTTCGCACCCTTGTCGGCGGCGAGGCGTTCCAGCGTCTCGATGCCGATGCGGATGTGCTCGCCAATGGCCCGCTCATAGAAACGGTTGGCGGCGCCGGGCAGCTTGATCTCGCCATGCAGCGGCTTGTCCGACACGCAGAGCAGCACGCCATAGGGCACACGCAGGCGATAGCCGTTCGCGGCGATGGTCGCGCTTTCCATCTCGATGGCGATGGCGCGGGACTTGTTGAACCGCGGGGCCGAGGCGGAGAAGCGTAGTTCCCAGTTGCGGTCGTCCGTGGTCACCACAGTGCCGGTGCGCAGGCGCTTCTTCAGCTCGTCGCCAGACTCGCCGGTGACATGGGCCGCCGATTCCTGCAGCGCGATCTGCACCTCTGCCAGCGCCGGGATCGGAATTTCCGGCGGCAGGACGGAGTCCAGCACATGATCTTCGCGCAGATAGGCGTGCGCCAGTACATAGTCGCCGATGGCCTGCGAATGGCGCAGACCGCCGCAGTGGCCGACCATCAGCCAGCATTGCGGACGGATGACGGCCAGATGGTCCGTGATCGTCTTCGCGTTCGATGGGCCGACACCGATATTGACCAGCGTGATGCCGGTATTGTTCGGCGCGCGCAGGTGGTAGGCCGGCATCTGGGACCGGCGCCAGGGGGACGCATCGATCTCAGCGCGGGAGCTGGCCGTCGGCGTGGAGATATCCAGCCCGCCCGGCACGGACAGCGACGTGTAGCGCGAGTCATTGGCCAGCTGTTCCAGCCCCCAGTCACAGAACGCATCAACATAGCGGTGGTAGTTCGTGAACAGAATATAGTGCTGGAAATGCTCTACCGGCGTGCCTGTGTAATGCTGCAGGCGCTTCAGCGAGAAATCAGTCCGAAGCGCATCGAACAGGGCGAGCGGGCGATCGGTGAAAGGCTCGTACATTTCGCCATCGGCCACCTCGTCGCCGATCTCCGCCAGGTCGGGGCTCGGGAAATGGCGGGCGAGTTCTGCCGGGGAAATTTCCTCAAGGCCAGAGGCCTGCCCCTGCTCCCACACATAGGCGTAAGGCATTTCCGACTGCGAGCGTTCGACGAAGACCTCGATCTCGTAATACTTCAGCAGCGGGGTCAGCTGTTCCATCAGATAGGGGCGGAAAAAGTCCGGCCGGGTGAAGGTAGAGATATAGGTGCCCGGTTCCGAGATACGGCCGAAGGACCGCGAGATACGCGGGGCCGCCCCGTCCGGATTGTAGACGATCCGGATCTGCGGATAGCAGAAGGCGCCGGAGGCCCGCAGGGCCGGGTCGGGCGGCGTGCCTTCGTGCAGGAATTTATCGAGGGCGGCGACTTGCGCCTCAACGGCCTCGGCATAAAGCGTTTCGAGGGCGTCAATGACGGCTTCAGGTGTAGTGAGTTTTGACATGTCGCCATCTGCCCCAGCGGAAGAGACCTGTCAATTCAACTTAATAAGACAGCAGGCAGCACGTCTGCCCGGCCCGGGGCAGCCCCGGCCGGCGAAAACCCCCGTGTTTTCAGATGCCTTCAGCCGGAATCGAGAACCGGCAGCCAGGTCAGGGCTGCATCGTGCAGTGTCCAGAACAGCTCACGCATGACGGGCGTGTTCTGCCGTCCGGTACAGGCGGCGGGCGGCTCGTCCGCGACGGGTAGCGGAAGGGATTTGTCCGCCCGGATGCGGGCGAGCGTGCGGCGGAACCGGGCGACCTGCGCCTCCGGATCGCTGAGCGCCTGTTCCAGCGCAGCCAGGCGATTCATCAGCCGCTTTGCCGGCACAAGATCCTGCGGGCCCGGCCGCGCCTCGGGATCGGCCCGGTCCGCCCCATGGCGGGCGCGCGCCGCAAACCTTGCCGCGGGGCCAGATGCTTTCTGTGCGGGTGACGGCGACACTTCGGTCAGGCGGAAGACAGGCAGCCCAAAGACACGGGGGTCCGCCCCGCCGGCGGGCGGGCTGGCAGGCGGAGCGGCCTGACAGGGCTGTCTGCCCCGCGGCGCAGGGGCCGCCTCCGGGAGCGGGGTCTCCATTGCGGTCAGAAACAGAATGCGGCGTACCATCGTCTCCAGCCGCTTCAATTCGGCATCCACGGCCTGACACACTGCGCGTGGCAGGAAGGCGCGCATGCCCAGCGGGCCGAGGCCCAGCCGGGTGGCCAGCGCGGCGGCCTGCTGGCCGGCAAAGGCCCAGGCGAGTCCAAGAGAGGCAGAGAGACGGACAGGTGAAATCATCATGTCATCCAGCCTGCCCCCTTCCCCGGTCAGACGGATTCGCTCCGCCTCTGTCCGACAGCAAGCAGCGGGTGGGCCGGACGGTGGCAAGCGCGATAGGCGAACCGGACAAAAGAAGGAGACCTGTCCATGCCATTCCGGATCCGCCCCCTGCCCGCCGCTCCATTCGCGGGCCTCTCCGCCCTCAGCGAGACAGCGCTGGCCACCCGGCTTATCAAACGCCTGGTGGTGGACACCTGCCCCGGCTATCCCTGCCGCGTCAGCCTTGAGGACGCCCGGCCGGGCGAAACGGTACACCTGCTGCACTTCACGCATCAGGACGCGGCCACGCCGTTCCGGGCCAGTCATGCGATCTATGTGCGCGACGGCGCAGAGCCTGCCGATCTTCCGCCAGGAGAGGTTCCAGTTATGATCCGTAGCCGAATGATATCGCTGCGCGCCTTCGATGCCAGCGGCATGATGGTTAATGCCGACATCGCAGATGGCGCTGACGTTGCGGCAGGTATCGAGGCATTGTTCAGGCATCCGCTCACAGATTATATTCACCTCCATTTTGCAAAGCAGGGTTGCTTTGCTGCAAGGGTCGACCGGGCGTAAATTTTGACAGTTTTCTGACGGTTCGCCTGACAGCGGGTGACCGCAGTAACCACTGCCTTTCAACCAATGCGTCAAAGGTTTGGGCAGACGTGCACGAACGGCAGGCGGTCAGGATTCCTACAGGCTTCTGGCAGCGGCTGGCTGATAAAACCCTCTTGTAATGCTGCGCCTGCGAGACGATTGTTGCGGTGCAGCACGCGGCCGCTTTGGGGCTGGCCAACGTCTGCCCGGTGAGTGTGTGTCCGGGTCGGCGTGTTTCGGGGCGAAATCGTCGCGTGATGCCTGCTTGAGGGAGGAGTTTCAAAGCCGTTGAGAAGACGGCACCAAACTCTGAAGGACTAAATTCTGATGATCAAACAAGTGTTTACGGCCGCCGCCCTCGTCGCCGTGGTCCCGTTTGTCGCTTCGGCTGAAACCACCACGCCGATCTCCGTTGCAATCTCTTTCGATCATGACCTTCTGGGGACCGATTCCGGTGCCGAAGTCGTGCTCTCCGACATTCAGTCCCAGGCCCGCAGCGCCTGCACCTCGTCGGGTAATAAATTCGGTCGCGCCCCGATGGTCGACCGCGACTGCGTCGATGACGTGATGGCCCAGGCGGCTGTCAAAATCCTGCAGGAACGCGAAGAAATGGGCCTGCAAACAGCACCGGTCTTCGCCCGTCTCGGCACCATCGAGACCGCCTCATACGAACAACGCTAGACCATTTCCTCCCGGAATAGCGTTGGAGGGGCGCCCGCGGCCACGGGCGCCCCTCACTGATTCCGGACACGAAAGTCCGGACTCCGGACGCAGGAAAGACCCGGCCGGGAAAACCGGGTCTTTCCCACTGAACCTGACTGCTGATGGGGGTCTAGTTCCAGCGGCCAGGTTGTCGGTACCACCCCCGCCTGGACTTCACCCACTGATCCGGGACCCAGATTGCCCCGGCGTGCGGGGGTGACCGGTCCCAGTGACCGTCGATCCAGACAAAGTCAGTCCCGGTCCAGTTCCAATAGCCACCGATCCAGACAGACAGCGAAGTCGGACGCGGCGGGATGATTACGGTCCGCGGCGGAGGCGGCGTGGCCGTGATGTACACGGTGCCCGCTGGCGGCGGACCATAGTGCCGGTGCGGGCCATAGCCGGCGCAGGCTGTCAGACC is a window from the uncultured Hyphomonas sp. genome containing:
- a CDS encoding YbaB/EbfC family nucleoid-associated protein, coding for MKDLAKIMQQAQQMQGKMQEAQEKIESTEADGVSGAGLVKVRLRGKGELVSLSIDPSLMGDEPEILEDLIKAAHADARRRLDEAMEAAMKEATSGFGGMMPGFKMPF
- a CDS encoding DNA polymerase III subunit gamma/tau, with amino-acid sequence MSETDSDTERDDATFSMFGEDEAPAKPGAYEVLARKYRPRRFEDLIGQEAMVRTLSNAFETGRIAHAFMLTGVRGIGKTTTARLLARALNYTSADHDGPSVKLEPLGEHCEAIMASRHPDVLELDAASRTGVADMRDLLDGARYAPVSARHKVYIIDEVHMLSNASFNALLKTLEEPPPHVKFIFATTEIRKVPVTVLSRCQRFDLKRLEPAALAMHLGRIAKNEGAAVSEEGLALIARAAEGSVRDGLSILDQAIVQTMEGETVTGAAVRDMLGLGDRGRLMDAFEKAIAGEAKAALEEVQDQVRGGADPAVILKDLLEIAADISIAQATGDDYQPGGPADWVERTRAMAQRLTPAEASRTWQILLSGYNVLQVAPDPATALNMVILRLVASAGLPSPEEAARMIAEGKASPGKSEGQTEAPPDPGGLDSFESILAHLTALREINLQVEMERYIKPGPVTYGHFTCELEPAAPPDVLARLKGFLERQTGDDWVVEQIRGGAETIRAAEIRTKEERFAAAAAHPIIAAALNSLPGATIVDVIDEDRANPDIPADAENVIDLSARRQA
- a CDS encoding tyrosine-protein phosphatase, coding for MKDRILPLEGVRNFRDFGGYASRHGGHVKQGRLFRSGHYAEATHGDLQQIRQKRIAVQADLRRPDERERQPGKWSAPMTITHDGGREHEAPHHQFLTKVEADAEKAEAWMTDYYRVAPFKAHHKELFATWFTHLAELKDDEAGLVNCAAGKDRTGILCALTHHVLGVAQDDIHADYILTNEAVDVDGRLGEIAIMFNAHIGKNYEPEVFRPFIGVRLPYLETAMGTIIGEVGSIDTYLTETLGVTEAQQDTIREKLLEG
- a CDS encoding lipid-binding SYLF domain-containing protein, which gives rise to MARIRSMIAAACLAVGTVSVTACSTLPDEVDRAQIDTDSRQALSTLYAKNDAARAIGQQARAVLIFPSIVKAGLGIGGAYGEGEMREGVAVSGYYSTFTGSWGLQAGAQQYGYAVFLMNDDAVKYVQESDGWEIGVGPTVVLVNAGVAQNLSTTSLQDDAYAFIFDQKGLMAGISIEGTKINKLH
- a CDS encoding mechanosensitive ion channel domain-containing protein, which gives rise to MEDWIQQLDINQYLPGMLAWATNILLALLILIVGLWVAGRIGKSVRHMGERHEKLDDTLFRFLGSVAKYTIMAFVAVAVLNRFGVETTSIVALLGAAGLAVGLALQGAMSNLAAGVMLMIFRPYKVGDFVDAAGSFGKVEEITLFTTVLQTFDNQQVVIPNGQIWGEKIINHSHHPVRGVEMAFGVSYDTDIDKAKDVIRKVFADHPLILDDPEPVVVVNTLGDSAVEFATRPFVKGEDYFTVRFSVPEQVKKALDAAGIEIPFPHRKVILVNQT
- a CDS encoding AMP nucleosidase → MSKLTTPEAVIDALETLYAEAVEAQVAALDKFLHEGTPPDPALRASGAFCYPQIRIVYNPDGAAPRISRSFGRISEPGTYISTFTRPDFFRPYLMEQLTPLLKYYEIEVFVERSQSEMPYAYVWEQGQASGLEEISPAELARHFPSPDLAEIGDEVADGEMYEPFTDRPLALFDALRTDFSLKRLQHYTGTPVEHFQHYILFTNYHRYVDAFCDWGLEQLANDSRYTSLSVPGGLDISTPTASSRAEIDASPWRRSQMPAYHLRAPNNTGITLVNIGVGPSNAKTITDHLAVIRPQCWLMVGHCGGLRHSQAIGDYVLAHAYLREDHVLDSVLPPEIPIPALAEVQIALQESAAHVTGESGDELKKRLRTGTVVTTDDRNWELRFSASAPRFNKSRAIAIEMESATIAANGYRLRVPYGVLLCVSDKPLHGEIKLPGAANRFYERAIGEHIRIGIETLERLAADKGAKLHSRKLRSFDEPPFR
- a CDS encoding DUF1203 domain-containing protein, which codes for MPFRIRPLPAAPFAGLSALSETALATRLIKRLVVDTCPGYPCRVSLEDARPGETVHLLHFTHQDAATPFRASHAIYVRDGAEPADLPPGEVPVMIRSRMISLRAFDASGMMVNADIADGADVAAGIEALFRHPLTDYIHLHFAKQGCFAARVDRA
- a CDS encoding UrcA family protein, whose translation is MIKQVFTAAALVAVVPFVASAETTTPISVAISFDHDLLGTDSGAEVVLSDIQSQARSACTSSGNKFGRAPMVDRDCVDDVMAQAAVKILQEREEMGLQTAPVFARLGTIETASYEQR
- a CDS encoding C-type lectin domain-containing protein; translated protein: MRCKRALSAVAVLALAGLTACAGYGPHRHYGPPPAGTVYITATPPPPRTVIIPPRPTSLSVWIGGYWNWTGTDFVWIDGHWDRSPPHAGAIWVPDQWVKSRRGWYRQPGRWN